Proteins found in one Pseudochaenichthys georgianus chromosome 13, fPseGeo1.2, whole genome shotgun sequence genomic segment:
- the LOC117457485 gene encoding WD repeat-containing protein 81-like — protein sequence MDWLMRAVEKDLGIDRRQQGPGPRPRELIALVPTRWVMGLRERRIMRCARFDCISEPEIRTYLQCSQAKLPSGWTRVCIQGLRKNKLSYRLARDPCHQQMEFMSQDSYVKTMQCVSQQNVRNLWRDAHYKRVQAYAGASEQMHVAAVDSVRHALQRLFNSTFLSSDRVSPSLSPAREKEKENCQPSSSSCFSKSQTYHMCPNVLPAECLLETAEMLYVILPYTQYSLHDIVSFSPAKLANSHAKVLFILYQLLTALQGCHAAAGLSCGELSLQDIAVDEQLCSRLKLNLAHYEELGTEWDANSATGRQMPKSALPRNNVCVSQENKTICEDCFDELKKLVLDWVHGRVSNFRYLMELSRLAGRREGDPNYHPVLPWVVDFTVPFGKPRDLRRSKFRLNKGDKQLDFTYEMTKEALAAASGGGIGGSGVGGDLGGSIGAGGAGPSDHLHVPHHISDVLSDITYYVYKARQTPKSVLCSHVRSQWEPNEYPASMERMQSWTPDECIPEFYTDPSIFRSIHPDMPDLDVPSWCKSCEEFIEIHRRLLESKEVSQYLHHWIDLTFGYKLSGKEAVKAKNVCLHLVDHHTNLTTYGVVQLFDQPHPPRLSPSLYASAEPPLIGLAALNVPSLHIPQVKTAADTVDGMVPESTGCESSSWTMVDRDEELEQGMEALDSLASAGSSSSVSSAVPMPSVSTAGGKMVGEHAALIVSQSPSSFPGDFTGGLGPGLRSAMLQRVGSTNKKLGEGSLTATNVEEIKIVLPEGFNPLQPLEELEKLNNFLVKSLHAEVWHPAGSTDCMRDGIVLESLLSHTQLYQRDMQALGVLIAEIFYASKLRGLNAGTPLRQRFQAVMKLCSASLRDVPLSFHHALEMLLLIEKHSGMANRNVPDCPSPLLFKYEPICDGLPPPSPCQFLNPIITPFPFPSYFEALHGFIFSYHSKMETTCSLQGRDVVFHLWQKLETLLRGNITGEGLEILLPFILALMLEESTAVYAAWYLFEPISGVLGPRNANKYLLKPLINVYENPHCLRGRFYLYTDCFILQLIVRLGLQAFLSSLLPHVLQVITGFESSISGSGEESCKGLRGVQCNLGEEEEEDFQCGEVRPPSGTVSGNMGGGSGASGGVGVGGETGMVDYSSGISLNDQVFLSEAEDFQNGFYVNSGAAAGKQQSQNSSAKDQDQESLSVGKLSNKSSTSELSLGDGDSMRDRASLKSADSSQDLKQASEGEEGGELEEEEVTETNEGREGTEDSNGANIELTLSGFTKASGATVATLEAEFVNGMELDDTEQGIVGDQEEDDHDQSDESGEKEQKIVLDTVCKTVRWLSAKLGPTVTSRYVARNLLRLLTNCYIGT from the exons ATGGATTGGTTGATGCGTGCAGTTGAAAAGGACCTGGGGATTGACCGGAGGCAGCAAGGCCCTGGTCCCCGTCCCAGGGAGCTCATAGCCCTTGTGCCTACGCGCTGGGTGATGGgcctgagggagaggaggatcATGCGATGTGCTCGCTTTGACTGCATCAGTGAGCCTGAAATTCGCACTTATCTTCAGTGTTCCCAAGCGAAGTTGCCATCTGGCTGGACCCGAGTGTGCATTCAGGGTCTGAGGAAAAACAAGCTTAGCTACAGATTGGCCAGAGACCCGTGCCATCAACAAATGGAATTCATGTCACAGGATTCCTATGTCAAAACCATGCAGTGTGTGTCACAGCAAAATGTCAG GAATCTGTGGCGTGATGCTCATTACAAACGTGTGCAAGCATATGCCGGAGCCAGTGAACAGATGCATGTTGCAGCTGTAGATTCAGTGCGTCATGCTCTGCAAAGGCTCTTCAATTCCACATTCCTCTCATCTGACAGAGTGTCCCCATCACTTTCTCCagccagagagaaagagaaagaaaactGTCAGCCATCCAGTTCATCTTGCTTCTCCAAGTCCCAGACATACCATATGTGTCCTAATGTTCTGCCTGCAGAGTGTCTGCTCGAGACGGCTGAGATGCTCTATGTAATCCTACCTTATACTCAGTATTCACTCCATGACATTGTCTCTTTCAGCCCAGCCAAGCTCGCTAACAGCCATGCCAAAGTGTTGTTCATTCTCTATCAGTTACTGACAGCCCTGCAGGGATGTCatgcagcagcaggtctgtctTGTGGAGAACTCTCCCTGCAGGACATTGCTGTAGATGAGCAGCTCTGCAGTCGTCTCAAACTCAACTTGGCCCATTATGAGGAACTGGGGACTGAATGGGATGCAAACAGCGCAACTGGCAGACAAATGCCAAAAAGTGCCCTGCCAAGGAACAATGTATGTGTGAGCCAAGAGAATAAAACAATTTGCGAAGACTGCTTTGATGAGCTTAAGAAGTTGGTTTTGGACTGGGTCCATGGTCGAGTCAGTAACTTCCGCTACTTAATGGAACTCAGCAGGTTAGCAGGAAGACGAGAAGGAGACCCCAACTATCACCCAGTGCTGCCTTGGGTGGTTGATTTCACTGTGCCATTTGGAAAACCCCGAGACCTCAGGAGGTCAAAGTTCAGGCTCAACAAAGGAGATAAGCAGCTGGACTTCACGTATGAGATGACCAAAGAGGCTTTGGCTGCTGCATCGGGTGGTGGGATTGGTGGAAGCGGAGTTGGCGGAGACCTTGGTGGCTCTATAGGTGCTGGCGGTGCTGGACCGTCTGACCATCTCCATGTACCTCATCACATATCAGATGTGCTCTCAGACATTACGTACTATGTCTACAAAGCCCGACAGACACCCAAGTCAGTGTTGTGCAGCCATGTTAGATCGCAGTGGGAGCCCAATGAATACCCAGCCAGTATGGAGCGCATGCAGAGCTGGACCCCAGATGAGTGCATTCCAGAGTTCTACACAGATCCCTCTATTTTCCGCTCAATCCACCCTGACATGCCAGATTTGGATGTGCCTTCCTGGTGCAAGTCATGCGAGGAGTTTATAGAGATCCATCGGCGCCTTCTGGAGAGCAAAGAGGTGTCCCAGTATTTGCATCACTGGATAGATCTCACATTTGGCTATAAGCTGTCTGGTAAAGAAGCTGTCAAAGCCAAGAATGTGTGCCTGCACCTGGTTGACCACCACACCAATCTGACTACCTATGGTGTGGTTCAGCTGTTTGACCAGCCCCACCCGCCACGCTTATCTCCCTCCCTGTACGCCTCAGCAGAACCTCCTCTCATTGGCCTTGCTGCTCTTAACGTGCCTTCTCTACACATCCCTCAAGTCAAGACAGCGGCTGATACTGTGGATGGAATGGTGCCAGAGTCCACAGGGTGTGAGTCCAGTAGCTGGACCATGGTAGACAGAGATGAGGAGCTCGAACAAGGTATGGAAGCTCTGGACTCATTAGCGTCTGCCGGCTCATCCAGCTCTGTGTCCAGCGCTGTGCCAATGCCAAGCGTCAGTACGGCAGGAGGAAAGATGGTTGGAGAGCACGCAGCACTCATTGTTTCTCAGTCCCCAAGTTCATTCCCTGGTGATTTCACAGGGGGCTTAGGCCCTGGTTTACGAAGTGCCATGTTACAAAGAGTTGGgtcaacaaacaaaaaacttgGAGAGGGGAGTTTGACTGCCACCAATGTAGAGGAAATCAAGATTGTCCTCCCTGAAGGCTTTAACCCATTGCAACCTTTGGAAGAGCTGGAGAAGCTGAACAATTTCCTGGTGAAGAGTCTGCATGCTGAAGTATGGCATCCTGCAGGATCTACTGACTGTATGAGAGACGGTATCGTACTGGAATCtctactctctcacacacagctcTACCAAAGAGACATGCAGGCCCTTGGTGTTCTCATCGCGGAGATATTCTACGCCTCTAAGCTCAGAGGACTGAATGCAGGCACTCCCCTGAGACAGCGTTTCCAAGCTGTTATGAAGCTCTGCTCTGCCAGCCTCCGTGATGTGCCACTGTCTTTTCACCACGCTCTTGAGATGCTGCTTCTAATAGAGAAGCACTCTGGTATGGCAAATAGAAATGTACCAGATTGCCCAAGTCCACTCCTTTTCAAATATGAACCCATCTGCGATGGTCTCCCTCCCCCAAGCCCCTGTCAGTTTCTGAACCCAATCATCACCCCCTTTCCTTTCCCTTCCTATTTTGAAGCACTTCATGGCTTTATCTTTTCCTACCACTCCAAGATGGAGACTACTTGTAGTCTTCAAGGAAGAGATGTTGTCTTTCACCTGTGGCAGAAGCTTGAAACACTGTTGCGGGGAAACATCACAGGGGAGGGTCTTGAGATTCTCTTGCCCTTCATTCTGGCCCTCATGCTTGAGGAGTCCACTGCTGTCTATGCAGCTTGGTACCTCTTCGAACCCATCTCTGGAGTACTGGGTCCCAGAAATGCAAACAAGTACTTACTGAAGCCACTGATCAACGTTTATGAAAACCCTCACTGCCTCAGAGGACGTTTTTATCTCTACACTGACTGTTTTATTCTACAGCTGATAGTGAGGCTCGGTCTGCAGGCCTTTCTGTCCAGCCTTCTTCCCCATGTGCTGCAGGTCATCACTGGCTTTGAAAGCTCCATCTCAGGCTCTGGCGAGGAATCTTGCAAAGGGTTGAGGGGTGTTCAATGTAATCtaggagaggaagaagaagaggactTTCAGTGTGGAGAAGTGCGGCCACCATCTGGGACTGTTAGCGGCAATATGGGAGGTGGCAGTGGTGCCAGTGGAGGAGTAGGGGTGGGGGGAGAGACAGGGATGGTTGATTACTCCTCTGGCATTAGTCTGAATGACCAAGTGTTTCTCTCAGAGGCAGAGGACTTTCAGAATGGGTTCTATGTAAACAGTGGAGCAGCTGCCGGGAAACAGCAGAGCCAGAACTCTTCAGCCAAGGATCAAGACCAGGAGTCTCTAAGTGTGGGGAAGCTAAGTAACAAAAGCAGCACAAGTGAGCTCTCCCTGGGTGATGGAGACTCAATGCGGGATAGAGCCAGTCTCAAATCAGCTGACAGCAGCCAGGACTTGAAACAAGCTAGCGAGGGAGAGGAAGGTGGcgagctggaggaggaggaggtgactGAGACAAATGAGGGTAGAGAGGGGACAGAAGACTCTAATGGTGCCAACATTGAGCTCACCCTTTCTGGTTTCACCAAGGCTTCGGGAGCTACAGTTGCCACTCTGGAGGCTGAGTTTGTGAATGGAATGGAGCTGGATGACACTgagcaaggcattgtgggagaCCAAGAGGAGGATGACCATGATCAATCAGATGAGTCTGGGGAGAAAGAGCAAAAGATTGTTCTTG ATACTGTCTGCAAAACGGTCCGGTGGCTGTCAGCAAAGCTTGGACCAACAGTAACGTCGCGATATGTAGCCAGAAATTTGCTGCGGTTGCTCACAAATTGTTACATTGGTACTTAA